The following proteins are encoded in a genomic region of Balaenoptera ricei isolate mBalRic1 chromosome 14, mBalRic1.hap2, whole genome shotgun sequence:
- the TCHP gene encoding trichoplein keratin filament-binding protein isoform X1: MALPTLPSSWCSRRLPDQQAARQRRREQEAQLRQQWDQNSRYFKVSDVCSSKQAEWSSKASYQRSMHAYQREKMKEEGRKRLEARRQRLRQLLAEEQDLLARELEELRLSMNSRERRIREQHGNLKSAREEQRKLIAEQLLYEHWKKNNPKLREIELELHKKHVINSWETQKEEKKQQEAAEEEKEKRYENEYETARREALERMKAEEERRQLEGKLQADALRQQMEELKVKEMEATKLKKEQEYLLKQRWELEKLEEERKQMAALWQKAELGRFLRHQYNVQLSRRTQQIQEELEADRRILQALLEEEDENQRAHLARREQAQADVAWMKRVIEEQLQLERAREAELQMLLREEAKEMWEKREAEWARERSARDRLMSEVLTGRRQQIQEKIEQNRREQEESLRHREQLIRDLEEARESAHREKEESEELKSARKQELEAQVAERQLQAWEADQQEEEEEEEARQAEQLTDALLRQEAKMMAEQGYRPKPYGHPRIAWN, translated from the exons ATGGCACTCCCCACGCTGCCCTCCTCCTGGTGCAGCCGGAGGCTCCCGGATCAGCAGGCTGCACGACAGCGACGCCGGGAGCAGGAGGCCCAGCTTCGGCAGCAGTGGGATCAGAACAGCCGCTACTTCAAGGTGTCTGACGTCTGCAGCTCCAAACAGGCAGAATGGAGCTCCAAGGCCTCCTACCAGAGGAG CATGCACGCCTACCAGCGGGAGAAgatgaaggaggaggggaggaagcgtCTGGAGGCCCGACGGCAGAGACTCAGGCAGCTTCTGGCGGAGGAGCAGGACCTGCTGGCCAGAGAACTGGAGGAGCTGAGGCTGAGCATGAACTCGAGGGAAAGAAGAATCCGGGAGCAGCACGGGAATCTGAAGTCAGCCCGAGAGGAGCAAAGGAAACTG ATAGCTGAACAGCTTTTGTATGAACACTGGAAAAAGAACAACCCCAAACTTCGAGAG ATTGAATTGGAACTTCACAAGAAACATGTGATAAACTCTTGGGAaacacagaaagaggaaaaaaaacag CAAGAAGCCgctgaagaggaaaaggaaaaacggTATGAAAATGAATATGAAACAGCCCGACGGGAAGCGCTGGAACGGATGAaagcagaagaggagaggaggcaACTGGAGGGTAAACTGCAGGCAGACGCGCTGCGCCAGCAGATGGAGGAGCTGAAGGTGAAGGAGATGGAG GCCACCAAACTAAAGAAGGAGCAGGAGTATCTGCTGAAGCAGCGCTGGGAGCTGGAGAagctggaggaagagaggaagcagaTGGCAGCCTTGTGGCAGAAGGCGGAGCTGGG aCGCTTTTTGAGACATCAGTATAACGTGCAGCTCAGTAGACGTACACAGCAGATCCAAGAGGAACTG GAGGCAGACAGGCGCATCCTGCAGGCgctgctggaggaggaggacgagaaCCAGCGCGCGCACCTGGCCCGGAGGGAGCAGGCCCAGGCCGACGTGGCCTGGATGAAGCGGGTCATCGAGGAGCagctgcaactggagagggcgCGGGAGGCGGAGCTGCAGATGCTGTTGAG GGAGGAGGCTAAGGAAATGTGggaaaagagagaggcagagtggGCCCGCGAGAGGAGTGCTCGAGACCGGCTGATGAGCGAG GTTCTGACAGGGAGACGACaacaaatacaggaaaagatTGAACAAAACCGACGGGAGCAAGAGGAatccctgaggcacagagagcaaCTTATTCGAGATCTTGAGGAGGCAAGAGAGTCCGCTCATCGTGAGAAAGAGGAGAGTGAAGAACTGAAATCGGCCAGGAAGCAGGAGCTGGAAGCCCAG GTTGCAGAGCGCCAGCTGCAGGCGTGGGAAGCGgaccagcaggaggaggaggaggaagaagaggcgaGGCAGGCAGAGCAGCTCACAGACGCCCTGCTGCGGCAGGAGGCGAAGATGATGGCCGAGCAGGGCTACCGGCCCAAG ccTTATGGACATCCCAGAATTGCTTGGAACTGA
- the TCHP gene encoding trichoplein keratin filament-binding protein isoform X2 gives MALPTLPSSWCSRRLPDQQAARQRRREQEAQLRQQWDQNSRYFKVSDVCSSKQAEWSSKASYQRSMHAYQREKMKEEGRKRLEARRQRLRQLLAEEQDLLARELEELRLSMNSRERRIREQHGNLKSAREEQRKLIAEQLLYEHWKKNNPKLREIELELHKKHVINSWETQKEEKKQQEAAEEEKEKRYENEYETARREALERMKAEEERRQLEGKLQADALRQQMEELKATKLKKEQEYLLKQRWELEKLEEERKQMAALWQKAELGRFLRHQYNVQLSRRTQQIQEELEADRRILQALLEEEDENQRAHLARREQAQADVAWMKRVIEEQLQLERAREAELQMLLREEAKEMWEKREAEWARERSARDRLMSEVLTGRRQQIQEKIEQNRREQEESLRHREQLIRDLEEARESAHREKEESEELKSARKQELEAQVAERQLQAWEADQQEEEEEEEARQAEQLTDALLRQEAKMMAEQGYRPKPYGHPRIAWN, from the exons ATGGCACTCCCCACGCTGCCCTCCTCCTGGTGCAGCCGGAGGCTCCCGGATCAGCAGGCTGCACGACAGCGACGCCGGGAGCAGGAGGCCCAGCTTCGGCAGCAGTGGGATCAGAACAGCCGCTACTTCAAGGTGTCTGACGTCTGCAGCTCCAAACAGGCAGAATGGAGCTCCAAGGCCTCCTACCAGAGGAG CATGCACGCCTACCAGCGGGAGAAgatgaaggaggaggggaggaagcgtCTGGAGGCCCGACGGCAGAGACTCAGGCAGCTTCTGGCGGAGGAGCAGGACCTGCTGGCCAGAGAACTGGAGGAGCTGAGGCTGAGCATGAACTCGAGGGAAAGAAGAATCCGGGAGCAGCACGGGAATCTGAAGTCAGCCCGAGAGGAGCAAAGGAAACTG ATAGCTGAACAGCTTTTGTATGAACACTGGAAAAAGAACAACCCCAAACTTCGAGAG ATTGAATTGGAACTTCACAAGAAACATGTGATAAACTCTTGGGAaacacagaaagaggaaaaaaaacag CAAGAAGCCgctgaagaggaaaaggaaaaacggTATGAAAATGAATATGAAACAGCCCGACGGGAAGCGCTGGAACGGATGAaagcagaagaggagaggaggcaACTGGAGGGTAAACTGCAGGCAGACGCGCTGCGCCAGCAGATGGAGGAGCTGAAG GCCACCAAACTAAAGAAGGAGCAGGAGTATCTGCTGAAGCAGCGCTGGGAGCTGGAGAagctggaggaagagaggaagcagaTGGCAGCCTTGTGGCAGAAGGCGGAGCTGGG aCGCTTTTTGAGACATCAGTATAACGTGCAGCTCAGTAGACGTACACAGCAGATCCAAGAGGAACTG GAGGCAGACAGGCGCATCCTGCAGGCgctgctggaggaggaggacgagaaCCAGCGCGCGCACCTGGCCCGGAGGGAGCAGGCCCAGGCCGACGTGGCCTGGATGAAGCGGGTCATCGAGGAGCagctgcaactggagagggcgCGGGAGGCGGAGCTGCAGATGCTGTTGAG GGAGGAGGCTAAGGAAATGTGggaaaagagagaggcagagtggGCCCGCGAGAGGAGTGCTCGAGACCGGCTGATGAGCGAG GTTCTGACAGGGAGACGACaacaaatacaggaaaagatTGAACAAAACCGACGGGAGCAAGAGGAatccctgaggcacagagagcaaCTTATTCGAGATCTTGAGGAGGCAAGAGAGTCCGCTCATCGTGAGAAAGAGGAGAGTGAAGAACTGAAATCGGCCAGGAAGCAGGAGCTGGAAGCCCAG GTTGCAGAGCGCCAGCTGCAGGCGTGGGAAGCGgaccagcaggaggaggaggaggaagaagaggcgaGGCAGGCAGAGCAGCTCACAGACGCCCTGCTGCGGCAGGAGGCGAAGATGATGGCCGAGCAGGGCTACCGGCCCAAG ccTTATGGACATCCCAGAATTGCTTGGAACTGA